The following coding sequences lie in one bacterium genomic window:
- a CDS encoding metallophosphoesterase produces the protein MRYEVQLNGLPEELDGTVLVALSDTHLNKILGERWLEARIQQVRALSPDIVALVGNIFEGHGGPEDGALATLQRLSAPLGVWFVSGNHEGHGDRQANGEVLDRAGFHRLDDIWKEVRPGLVLAGVSDLTSRGRRQKGGDPVGAALSGNPQGGTVFLSHSPLQAERAAEAGAGLMISGHTHGGQIWPFNYLVQRRYPLVAGLYEVDGMPVIVTRGAGTWGPRMRLWRQDEIIHITLLAKP, from the coding sequence GTGCGATACGAGGTCCAGTTAAACGGCCTGCCTGAAGAACTGGACGGGACTGTGCTTGTAGCCCTGTCAGACACGCACCTGAACAAGATCCTTGGTGAGCGCTGGCTGGAGGCCAGGATTCAGCAGGTCCGTGCCCTTTCTCCTGACATCGTTGCCCTGGTGGGGAACATCTTCGAAGGTCACGGCGGGCCGGAGGACGGAGCCCTGGCAACTCTACAAAGGTTATCGGCGCCCCTCGGTGTGTGGTTCGTCAGCGGCAACCACGAGGGCCACGGGGACAGGCAGGCCAACGGAGAGGTCCTGGACAGGGCGGGGTTCCATCGACTGGACGACATCTGGAAAGAGGTCCGGCCGGGACTGGTCCTGGCCGGTGTGAGCGACCTGACCTCTCGAGGGCGACGGCAAAAGGGAGGCGACCCGGTGGGAGCAGCACTGTCGGGGAACCCTCAAGGGGGGACGGTGTTTCTCTCCCATTCGCCACTGCAGGCGGAAAGGGCGGCGGAAGCCGGGGCGGGGCTGATGATATCCGGACACACCCACGGCGGCCAGATCTGGCCTTTTAACTACCTTGTACAGAGGAGATACCCCCTGGTGGCAGGCCTTTACGAGGTGGACGGTATGCCTGTGATCGTTACACGGGGCGCCGGCACATGGGGGCCGCGCATGCGCCTGTGGAGACAAGATGAGATTATCCACATAACTCTGCTTGCCAAGCCGTAG